The DNA sequence AAGACATCTTTTTGGTCTCATGGGCTAGGCAGCGTGGAGACATTGAATTTCGCGAATCTGGGCCGCTAGCATCAAGCGTGTTCGCGGTCGTGGCGCAGTTGACGACAAGTTGTGCCCAGCCGCCGCCCTGACGCCGTGTTCCTGCTCATCCTCCTCAGATTCGCTCCTTGACCCATGGTCGGGGGACGGGTCACCTACCGCGCCGGGGAGGAGGGGCGCGACGGGGTCCGAGTGCGCCGTCGACCCGGACGAGGTGAAACAAACTGACGTCAGAAGTACGCGAGGAGCCGGCCCGCCGCGATCGCCGCCGTCCACAGCGTCAGCGAGACCACGGCCGCCGCCTTTCCGCCAGGCGGGGTCGGCGCGTCGCGGTCCCACCGGGCGAGCGACTTGGCGGTCCGCCCATGAAAGAGGAGTGTATTCACGATGGCGGCCGCGATCAGCACCACCTTCAGGCGAAAGACGGGGCTCATGCCCCACGCCGTGGCATGGGCGGCGAACATGAGCAGCCCGGATGGCACGACGACCCCCAGGCCCAGCCTGGCCCGCGGCAGGTGGTGCCGTGCCATGTCGGAGACGGGGACGTGCCGGGACACTCCCAGCAGGCGGAGATCGAACAGGAACGCCGATCCGACCAGCAGCACGAGCCCGACGATGTGAATGATCTCCACGATAGGATACATCCAGATCGAGGTCCGCATGGCCACGGCCGGCCCGGTCTGCTCAAGCCAGACGAGCCAGGCCGGAGCCGCCGGCGTCATCGGCGCCATGGCGACGAGTCTAGCGCAACTCCGTGGTCTTGCCGTCGATCGTGATGCGCTCCGCCCGCATCTCGTTCGGGATGGTTCGATGCGGATAGCCCACGACGGTCGCCGTCGTGCCGGGGGCGAGCATCGCCCGGGTCAGCCCTCTGACCTGCATCCGCGACGGCGGCGCCAGGACCACGTCCCACGTCCGGTCATCGACGGCCAGCTTGAGCATCCCGTGGGGATGCTCATAGGTTGACTCGCGGATCACTCCGGTCAGGTGCAGTGTCCTGGAGCTGTCGTAGCCGC is a window from the Armatimonadota bacterium genome containing:
- a CDS encoding DUF6152 family protein, producing MSYRVWGRIAAGPVLFLMVATGASAHHGWGGYDSSRTLHLTGVIRESTYEHPHGMLKLAVDDRTWDVVLAPPSRMQVRGLTRAMLAPGTTATVVGYPHRTIPNEMRAERITIDGKTTELR